One Bos taurus isolate L1 Dominette 01449 registration number 42190680 breed Hereford chromosome 14, ARS-UCD2.0, whole genome shotgun sequence genomic region harbors:
- the ENY2 gene encoding transcription and mRNA export factor ENY2 isoform X1 encodes MNKDAQMRAAINQKLIETGERERLKELLRAKLIECGWKDQLKAHCKEVIKEKGLEHVTVDDLVAEITPKGRALVPDSVKKELLQRIRTFLAQHASL; translated from the exons ATGAACAAAGATGCGCAGATGAGAGCAGCGATTAACCAAAAGTTGATAGAAACTGGAGAAAGAGAACG CCTCAAAGAGTTGCTGAGAGCTAAATTAATTGAATGTGGCTGGAAGGATCAGTTGAAGGCACACTGTAAAG AGGTAATTAAAGAAAAGGGACTAGAACACGTTACTGTTGATGACTTGGTGGCTGAAATCACACCAAAAGGCAGAG ccCTGGTACCTGACAGTGTAAAGAAGGAACTCCTACAAAGAATAAGAACATTCCTTGCTCAGCATGCCAGCCTTTAA
- the ENY2 gene encoding transcription and mRNA export factor ENY2: MVVSKMNKDAQMRAAINQKLIETGERERLKELLRAKLIECGWKDQLKAHCKEVIKEKGLEHVTVDDLVAEITPKGRALVPDSVKKELLQRIRTFLAQHASL, translated from the exons ATGGTG GTTAGCAAGATGAACAAAGATGCGCAGATGAGAGCAGCGATTAACCAAAAGTTGATAGAAACTGGAGAAAGAGAACG CCTCAAAGAGTTGCTGAGAGCTAAATTAATTGAATGTGGCTGGAAGGATCAGTTGAAGGCACACTGTAAAG AGGTAATTAAAGAAAAGGGACTAGAACACGTTACTGTTGATGACTTGGTGGCTGAAATCACACCAAAAGGCAGAG ccCTGGTACCTGACAGTGTAAAGAAGGAACTCCTACAAAGAATAAGAACATTCCTTGCTCAGCATGCCAGCCTTTAA